GCCCGGACCGCGCCGAGCTGCTCGGGATTGAGGTCGGAGGTGAAGTCGATGGTGCCGGCCTTGAGTTCGTTGAGGCGCTGCGAGGGGTCCTTGATGAAGCGGATCACGAGCTGGTCGTAACTCGCCTTCTTGCCCCAGTGGGTTTTATTGGGCACGAAAGTCATGCGGTCGCCCACCTTCCACGACTGCAAGGTGAAGGGGCCGGTACCGACGGCAGCGGCGGTCGGCGTGCCGTAGCTCGCGCCCCCTTTCTTCAGCGCGGCGGGCGAGGCGATGCCGAAGAAGACGGTCGCCATCGCGGCGGGCATCGGCGCGAACGGGCGGGTGAGGGTAAAGACGACCTTGTTGCTGCCCACGGCCCGCACCGATTTGAGCAGGCTGCTCTTTTCCCCTTTGAACCCGCCGAACGTGAACTGCCACGAGGAGAAGACCTTGTTCGTTTCCCTGGACCCGGTGGGGGCGGCGGGGTCCCACCAGCGGTTGACGTTGAAGACGACGGCGGCGGCGTTAAACGGGGTGCCGTCGGTGAACTTGACGCCGGGGCGCAGGGTAAAGGTCCACTCGGTCGAGTCCTTGTTGCCCTGCCAGCTCAGCGCGAGGCCGGGGGCGAGGTCGCTCGTGCCTTTCTTGAACTTGACCAGGGTGTCGTACACCTGGATTTGTGCGCCCGCCGAATTGCCGTCCACGATGGTCCCCGGGTCCATCGACACGGGCTCACCGCCCCCGCCGTACACGAGCGACACGGCGCCGGCCGTGCCGGAGAGGAGCGCGGCACTCAGCAGGCTCAGGGCGAGGCGAAACTGGGGTGCGGACATAGGCAGACCTCCGGGAAGGGAGCGGAAGACCAGCGGGCGGACAGGAGCGGCCCTTCGGCGGCCTGACCTGCGCGCCGCAGCCGTCGCTGGAAAAGACCTGAACCTGGACTGAAAGGAACAGACCCAAGAGTAGATTGGGACGTGCAGCCCGTCAATCCTGCTTACGCGGTCAGTCTCTTCAGCCGAGACGCCGGGGCGGGAAGGGAACCACGCCTCTCCCCATGCCACACTGCTCTCAATTCAGCGCTCCACCGCTTTCTTCCAGGCCGGTGTAGTGGCCTGTCACCTCACGCAGCAGTTGCCGGGCGAGGACGGTCAGGGCGTCATCCGAGAGCTCGGGAAGTCGGAAGACGCCGCCTTCGCCGTACTCACCGTGGAAGGCGCCCCCGACGCGGCGCACCCGCACGAACACCTCACACAGCCCGAGCCGCAGCCACGCCGCGTGAAAGGCCCCGACCGGCGGCGGACGCAGCCGACCGGCGGGGTCCGGCAGCAGCTCGAGCGAGACGTTGTTGAGCGGCAGCCCCGGCCCGCTCGCCCGGCGCAGGGCGTGATAAAGGGCGTTCAGGCAGGCTTCACAGGCGCGCTCGTCGGCGAGCCTCGATTCGGCGTGGCGCTGGATGGCGGCCTGAAGGGCGTCGAAATCACTCATAGAACTGTCCGGAGCCTAGCGCCTAGAGTCACGACAGCCCCCCCCCGTGCTCCAGATGGGCTGTGTATGATTCGGAGCAGTGAACAGGTCAACCGTTTTGCCCAGGTCCCTTCCGCTCAGCGCGGCCCTCGCGCTGACGCTGCTGGGAACGTCCGCTTTCGCGCAGCCCGCGCTGAGTCCCAATGCCCAGACCGGCAGCACCACCGGGGGCGTCTTGCCGCTCGTGTCGGTGGGGCAGTCGTGGCCGCAGGCGCAGGAGTCGTACAACATCGTGATCACGCCGGCCAACGCCGGGCGTCCGCTGGGCCTCGAGGTCTACAGCCCGACGCTGAACCTCGCCGACTACGTGGACGGTCGCCGGGGCGCCGGGTACTTCGGCGACGAGATCTACTCGGCCCAGAAGACGCTTCAGACGAGCTTCGTGCTCTCGGGACCCGGCGGCACGGTGGTGAGCCGGACCTTCGGCACCAACCGCGAGCACACCTGGGAGAGCCTCTTCAACGGCGCGCTGCCCGCCGGCACCTACACCCTCAAGGTCACGAGCCAGGGCAACGGCAAGAACTCCTTTTCGCTGCGGGTCTCGGCGCCCTTCGCGCTGGAGACGAGCGATTTTTCCGTCAACGCCCGCGACACCGAGCGGTCGGCGCTGCTCGCGGCCCGGCTCTCGATTCCGCGCGAGTGGATCGGGCGCACGGTCGGCGTGATCAACTACGACATGGACGGCCCGCAGGAGGCCGAGTCGTGGTTGGTGCTGCCCGGCAACGTGCGGCGCAACCTCTCGACCTCCGCCAACGGTCAGGCCATCGCCAACCGTATCGTGGTGACGGACGCGATGGTCGGCGAGTGGCAGGTGTACGTGCGGGTGCTGCCGACCACCAAGCAGTATTCCAACGCGATCCGCTACTCCTTCCGCATCGGGGACCAGCCCACCTCGGCGGTCGTCGGCGGCTTCGAGACGCCGCAGGGCACCCTGATCGCCAACCGGCTGATCGTGGACGTCGTGGACCCGCAGGGCAACCCGATTCCAGGGTCGAGCTACGTCCTGGTGGGCGAGAATGTGGTGAGGCCCGCGCTGCCGCAGGGCTACACCCCGGTCAGCTCGTCGGTGCTCGAGGGCAAGGGCACGGTCGTCTCGCCCACCGAGGTGCGCTTCGAGCCGGGCAACAACCGCGTTCGCTTTGTGGCGCGGCGCCCGAGCGTGATCGTGGAGGTCGTCGATCCCCAGGGCGCCCCGATTCCCGGCGCGAGTTCGGTGGCCGAGGGTGGCGTCGCCCGCCCGATTCTGCCGCCTGGATTTATTCCGGTGAGCTGCGAGGTGCTCGAAGGCCAGGGCAGCGTGGTCTCCCCCACCGAGGTGCGCTTTCAGCCGGGCGACACCCGCATCCGCTGCGTGGCGCGGCCCCAGCGGCTCGCCGTGGAAGTCGTCGACCCCCAGGGCGCCCCGGTGCCGGGGGCCGACTATGTGGTGCAGGGCAATGTCGTGCGGCCCACCGTGCCGCAGGGCTGGATTCCGGTGAGTGCGACTGTGCTGGAGGGCCAGGGCACGGCTCCGGCCCCCATCGAGGTGCGCTTCCAGCCGGGCGATACCCGCATCCGCTTCGTGCTGCGGCAGCCGGCCGGGGGCCTCGCGGTGGAGGCGGTGGCGGTCTTCGGCGACCGGCGCATTCCGCTGACCGGCGTGCCGTTCGAGGTGGCGGGGCAGGTTCTGAACACGCCGGCAACGGTGCCGCTCACACCGGGCGACTACCCGGTCACGCCCACCCCGATTCCCGACAGCACCTTCACCCCCCCGCAGCCGGGGCGCGTGATCGACGGTCAGACCGGGCGGGTCACCATCGAGTACCGCGTGCTGACCTCGCTGTCGCTGAGCGTCGCGCCCGATCTGCTCGGCGCCTGCGACGTGACGCAGCTCTCGGTGGTCGCCAAGACGAATTTTCCCTACCGCTTGCCGGCCACCGTGCGAGTGAATCTGCCCAGCGGCTGGACGACCGACTACCCGCTGCAACTCTCGGGCGATTTCGGCAGCGGCCAGGCGCTGCGCCTCAAGGCCCCGGTGCGGGTGTGCCGCAGCGACACGGCGCAGGCAGTGCTGGACCCCAGTGGCCTGAGCACCACCGGGCAGGCCACCGTGCGGGCCCCCGGCGGCGCCAACGCCAGCCGCACGGTCGAGAACGGCGCGCAGGCGTCACTGACCAAAACCGTCGAGCCGGGCGCGCAGGGCTACACCGTGACGATGACCCTGACGGTGAACGGCACCATCGACAACCTGCGGATCATTGATCCCCTGCCCACCGGCACCAACCCGGCGGTGCGCGGCGCCGTGACCGTGAGCGGCGCTCCGGGCGTCAGCGCGGCGGCGGACGGTGAGGCGGTCGTCCTCGGGCGGGTGAGCACCGGCACCTACCGCCTGAGCTATACCCTCTTCACCGACGCGCCCTCCGACCGGGTGGTGACGGCGCCCGAGCTGAGCTGGTAAAGCAATCTGGCCCAGGCTCCCCTTGACCGCTCCTCCGGGAGCGGTTTTTCATTTTGGGCGTACCGGCCAAAGGCGGTTCAGGTGTTCCTTTTCCGCCGCTCATACAAGTTGGGCTGGCTGAATTAGACTGAGCCCATGAAGCGTTTGCTGTTGCCTGGGCTCGCCCTGCTGCTTGCC
The DNA window shown above is from Deinococcus reticulitermitis and carries:
- a CDS encoding ABC transporter substrate-binding protein, which codes for MSAPQFRLALSLLSAALLSGTAGAVSLVYGGGGEPVSMDPGTIVDGNSAGAQIQVYDTLVKFKKGTSDLAPGLALSWQGNKDSTEWTFTLRPGVKFTDGTPFNAAAVVFNVNRWWDPAAPTGSRETNKVFSSWQFTFGGFKGEKSSLLKSVRAVGSNKVVFTLTRPFAPMPAAMATVFFGIASPAALKKGGASYGTPTAAAVGTGPFTLQSWKVGDRMTFVPNKTHWGKKASYDQLVIRFIKDPSQRLNELKAGTIDFTSDLNPEQLGAVRADKNLSAVIVPSFNVGLLSLNYANKYLKNDKVRQAIALAINKRAIVDAFWNGLGVSDASLLPPALSWANSSAVPADYRFDPAAAKKLLAEAGYPSGFTLDLWYMPVSRPYFPTPKPIAEAMAADLAAIGIKVNLKTEDWAKYLEDRLKDPGFDMYMIGWTGPYASPYTFYNTHYGTEAEADIKYSSARLSALMNQAAASNSRAEQAKAYAELHRLTYSLNLRLPIVHSRPLAAARTYVKGWVPGPSVLTPFEDITLEGKK